GCTCTCTGCTCCCATActggtctccccaccccaccccccattccaTTGGAAACAAAATTCGAGGTGTGTGCTTATTTCATAACAATGCCTTGTGTCTTCCTTTAGACCCCCTGGCAGTGTGGTCCCCACTTCGGTGGCAGAGGCCAGCCGTGCAATGGCTGGGGATACCACCCTAAGTGAGAACTACGCCTTTGCTGGCATGTACCATATATTTGACCAGCATGTGGATGAGGCTGGTGAGTAGAGCAGTAGCTAAGGTTTCATGGGGTAACTACTAACTGTCTCCATGTTGTCTTTTGATGTCACATTGGTAATATGAACCAGGGTGACAATGAAGATTGTGTTTTGGAGAGAACTATATAGAAGTGACACACCACACacccctgcaaaaaaacaaaacagacgaCTCCAGGACAAGTCGTGAGATTATTATTCCTGCCTTCTTGAGGTGGAAGCAAGCAAGGGAAAGTGGAGGGTTGGAAAAGCCTTTACAGGCTGGTGTTGCTTCTTTTGCTGATAAGCATGCTTAAGTGCAGCTGTTAACTATTAAGTAGCCTAACACAAAGCCTCCCTTCCCCCACAGCCTTCCTCAAATGCTCCTTAGAGAGCTCTGTAATTGTGTTGATGCAAGAAGGGAATCATGTTCTGAGTGGTATCTGGCAGAGAGATATTTGTAGCTGGAGTGCATGGAAATAATTAAGAATCCCTTAAAACTGTCAGCCTCTTAGAAAGTGGGTGCTGGTGCTGCACTGGCCTTTGCTGTCAACATCCAGCTAACAaccatttccccttttcttccccagTGCCCAAGGTTCAGTTTGCCAACGATGACAAACACCTATTAGCCTGCTGTTCTCTGGATGGTACCATTTCTGTGTGCCAGCTAGTGCCAACTCCCCCTGTGGTGCTGCGGGTGCTGAAGGGACATAGCCGTGGGGTGTCAGACTTTGCCTGGTCCCTCTCCAACGACATCATTGTTTCTACTTCACTTGACGCCACTATGCGCATATGGGCTACAGAGGATGGCAAGTGCATCCGGGAAATTCCAGATCCAGATGCCTCTGAGCTGCTCTGCTGCACTTTCCAGCCCATGAACAATAATCTCACAGTGGTGAGTGAAGGCCTAGGATATAGTGCCCCTGCCCACTTCCGCCTGAGCTAATAAACAAAGCACTGGGCCTTTCCCCTACAAGGAACATGTGCTTGCATACAGTTGAGgtttcttcctttctccccccccccccaaatgatgtAGGTACGGAATAAGTGAGCTGAATCAAAATAAATGGGGACTGGAATCAGTACTGCTAGGGGTGAAGCAAAGGCAGTCTGGTCACAAGTCAAAGGGACTTGGCACAGATAAAAACATAAACTTTCTCCTCTAGGTGTTTCAGGTCCATAATTAACCAAATGGTGGTGAGGGGAGAGTCTCTTGGGGggtaagaggaaagaaagagtatGTGCCTGTTACTCATTCTTCTGCTCTGTAGAATAGTATGAAACTGACATCTTTATTTGTCCATAAGGTGGGGAATGGAAAGCACAACCTCCATGTGGTGAACATCTCGACAGGGAAAAAAGTGAAGGGTGGCTCAAGCAAGCTAACTGGCCGAGTGCTGTCTCTCTCCTTTGATTCCCCTGGCCGTATCCTCTGGGCAGGAGATGACAAAGGCAGcatattttctttcctctttgaTATGGCAACAGGTGAGTGGAGTGGGATGGGGAGCATAGTAAGGACAAGGATTAGCACAGATTGGCTTCAAGCCCTCTGCTTCCTTCTTCCCCCCTGCAGGAAAACTGACCAAGGCAAAACGGCTGGTAGTTAATGAGGGCAGTTCTATCACCAGTATCTCAGCCCGCTCTTGGATCAGCAGAGAAGCACGGGACCCCTCCCTCCTCATCAATGCATGTATTAACAAGCTGCTGCTATATAGGTGAGGGGCTTTCCATGGCATTGCCATGCTAGAAGACAGACACTTGCTCTACTCATATGTGCAGAGTGCCAATGAGCCCCATATTAGAGGATAGAATATGTGATACATGTTTGTGTAATGCATGTGCAGAGAAGCAGTTTGCTATGATTAAGCTATTTATCCATTGTCTGCTCTTGGCTACTTTTTCCTGACAGGGTAGTGGACAACGAAGGGACACTCCAGCTTAAGAGAAGTTTCCAGATACAGCAGAGCTCGCATCCTGTCCGCAGCATCTTCTGCCCCCTCATGTCCTTCCGCCAGGGAGCTTGCATTGGTATGATGCCCATGAGAGTTCACTCTCATTGTAAAGGGGATGCTGGACAAGACATTCTCACTTGGAATTTCTTGCAGGTTGCCACTTCCTTGCCTGCAACTCTGCTCCTGCATGCAGCTAATCTGTATGACACATAATTATTGCAGAGCCTAGTCCCCTCAccccacaaaaaacaaacaaacagggaagctttTGTCCCCTCTAATTACTTCTCTTTGTGCATTTCAGTGACCGGCAGTGAGGATATGTGTGTCTACTTCTTTGACGTGGAGCGAGCTACCAAGGCTATAGTCAACAAACTACAAGGTCATAGTGCTGCTGTGCTGGATGTCAGCTTTAACTGTGATGAGAGCCTGTTGGCGTCCAGTGATGCCAAAGGCATGGTTATTGTCTGGAAAAGAGAACAGAAGTAGCATTTCTCCCCTGATGAGTGGAAAGAAGTACACTCACTCAACATTGTTGAAGGAGACAGCCTGGGTGAAAGTCAGGAACCCTAAACACCATCTGTCCTCCTCTTGCTGGTAGTTTTATTTATATCTTCTGCAGCTGTGAAAGTACTGAGAAC
This portion of the Podarcis raffonei isolate rPodRaf1 chromosome 17, rPodRaf1.pri, whole genome shotgun sequence genome encodes:
- the WDR13 gene encoding WD repeat-containing protein 13 isoform X1, which gives rise to MEWNPERRKRSSVSGSSWGNSSWMRFQRPLTSSPERPVAVWGMAAVWQQVLAVDARYNAYRTPTFPQFRTQYIRRRSQLLRDNAKAGYDPSLRKQYLRLRSQLLAQRYGPLSEQSSFRAYSNSIVRSSRTTLDRMEDFDDDPRALGARGHRRSVSRGSYQLQAQMNRAVHDERPPGSVVPTSVAEASRAMAGDTTLSENYAFAGMYHIFDQHVDEAVPKVQFANDDKHLLACCSLDGTISVCQLVPTPPVVLRVLKGHSRGVSDFAWSLSNDIIVSTSLDATMRIWATEDGKCIREIPDPDASELLCCTFQPMNNNLTVVGNGKHNLHVVNISTGKKVKGGSSKLTGRVLSLSFDSPGRILWAGDDKGSIFSFLFDMATGKLTKAKRLVVNEGSSITSISARSWISREARDPSLLINACINKLLLYRVVDNEGTLQLKRSFQIQQSSHPVRSIFCPLMSFRQGACIVTGSEDMCVYFFDVERATKAIVNKLQGHSAAVLDVSFNCDESLLASSDAKGMVIVWKREQK
- the WDR13 gene encoding WD repeat-containing protein 13 isoform X2, which translates into the protein MAAVWQQVLAVDARYNAYRTPTFPQFRTQYIRRRSQLLRDNAKAGYDPSLRKQYLRLRSQLLAQRYGPLSEQSSFRAYSNSIVRSSRTTLDRMEDFDDDPRALGARGHRRSVSRGSYQLQAQMNRAVHDERPPGSVVPTSVAEASRAMAGDTTLSENYAFAGMYHIFDQHVDEAVPKVQFANDDKHLLACCSLDGTISVCQLVPTPPVVLRVLKGHSRGVSDFAWSLSNDIIVSTSLDATMRIWATEDGKCIREIPDPDASELLCCTFQPMNNNLTVVGNGKHNLHVVNISTGKKVKGGSSKLTGRVLSLSFDSPGRILWAGDDKGSIFSFLFDMATGKLTKAKRLVVNEGSSITSISARSWISREARDPSLLINACINKLLLYRVVDNEGTLQLKRSFQIQQSSHPVRSIFCPLMSFRQGACIVTGSEDMCVYFFDVERATKAIVNKLQGHSAAVLDVSFNCDESLLASSDAKGMVIVWKREQK